Within Aspergillus oryzae RIB40 DNA, chromosome 2, the genomic segment ctgttggatCAATTGCTGCTGGGCGATCTGCGGCGTGGTAGCAATCTCAGGAGCCTGACGGTATAGGACGATCTCGGACTGTTTGAAGTACCGACGGGCATCTATTCGGGAAGCACGTAGGGTCAGTATACTGGACTAGAAAAAAATTCGGTAATCCGGCGTTTCTTTCTGCAAAATTGGTGGAAACTGGGGGTGGGGCCGACCACGCGAGGAAATTTCCAGACGTGGATTAGTGTGGGGGCAGCCAACCGGGGGGAGCGTCGGGAGAGAACCCCCTCAACGCAGCCGACCTCTTTGGCGAGTTCCCGGCCCGATTAGCCGCTCTTGAATGGCCCGACGACTGGTCAATAACCGGTCGGTTATTGACCCAGAGAGTGGGATGCCGTGGGATGTTGGGTAGAGAGAAAGTGGTAGCCTGAGGTTTTCAGGCCCCGCGTACCCACCCACCCAagacgtcgaagaagaagattgatcgGCATGTGAGGTGAAAAACGAATTCGTGTATTGAAAGGATTAAAGGTGAAATGCATGGAAATATAAACAATACGGATACGCGCAAACATACCTTCGTCAATAAGCACCAGACTCAGATAATAACGAGTTGAGTATTTCTTGTTAACGTCTCGGAAGGTTGGAGTCAAGTCAAACCCTCCGAGGAATAAACGAATGGGGATAGTCTCGCCTGGTCTTAATTAGTACAAGTGCTGTGACACGCGGTCCTCCGTAGGCTTTCTGGCCAAAGGCACAAGAAGCTATCAGATAACTCAAATTACGGGGCAAACTCTAATAACTCACCTCTGGAGGGCGAACCATCCATGATCTATCGCAAAGCCAATCAGTAAATGTCCTGTCGTGTAATTCGAGGTTTGTAGAAAACTGTCGCAAGCTTACCTCAAACCGCACCAAAGTCTCACTTTCATTATATTGGTTCGGGGGCGATCCGGTCGTTTCACGTCGAATAATAGAGAGCTCCATATGCTTGATCTTTAATCGCACCAGAAGGAAGTAGATGCGCCCCACAATAACATCCTTGAGATGATATTTGGACTTGGAATATTCGAACTCGATGTGCAGGCAATCCTCAATACCAACATCCATCTTGATAGGACTGTTGGTCTCCGGGGGCATGCGATAGGAGTACACCCATAAATCTTTCTCCCGGATTACGTCGGCCATCCGCCTCGAGACCGTCACACGGACAAAGTATCGCAGCTTCACATTGATACCATTGTAGGACTCGTATTGCTTTTCGATGTTCTTGAAGTTGAACGGGAAGGTTTGAGGGTGTTGCAGCTCTCCAGGTGCTGCGAGCTCTTGCACTAAGGAGAGGAACTCGTAATGGTTACCGCGATCATAGAACATCTCTGGGAAGAAGGTTCGCGTTAGCGTATGCTGAGCGTAGCATGGTTGACTGGATACTCAAGAGGCACAGGGACCATGATGCGTGGGGATGCGCAGGACGTTGATGACGAAACCAGTATTCCATACCAATCGTGCCAATGAATTGCACCTTAATGCCCGTATGCTCTAAtcgctttccatccttgggTCTCACAGTGACGGCACCCTTCACCGATTCTCCATCCATATACAGTGGGACTCTCTCGCGACGGCCCTTGTCGAGCTTGACATCCACGGTCTGACGTTCATCGCTATCTTCGAGGACGACGTCAATGTCGACAggggtggagaagaagagagaggtCATCGTGGGTCAAGGGGTCAGATAGACGGCTCAATGACCACTGCAGGATTGACAGGACGACTAAGCTAGATTGGAATTCGTGCAGTCGTTACGGTCACCAGTTAGAATTGGATATTCCAAGTATGGCCATTGTCGCGGACCGCCGCTTTCCAACGGCTCGGGCGTGACTTGGCATAATGACGGCTTATGTAATTCACCGCCTTCCCCAACTGTATGCTTATCTACTGAAAAGGGCCAGAAGAAGCCCTACCTCACCACCAATACCCTATCCACGATGCCTCATGATATCATTGCTCATTTGGAATACGACGCATGAATCTTTGTAATACCCCATCGTTCGTGGTCAAAGCTCCTCCCGAACCGTAGTTCTGCTGCCCGATGCCATGGCGGCGGTCACACCGTTCATGTAGAACTGTACCAATGATGGTTTCTGCCCTCCCCCATTTAAGACAGACATTATGATAAGATTGATAAATCACTGGAGGAAAATCTAATTCGAGCGGGGAGCACTAGTTCAGATATGCAGTATAAAATCTCCAGTATCATCTGACGGTCAGCCCCAAGCGAAACGAAAATGATCCGGTCAACAACAGATTCATCGACAGGAGCCACGACGATTGTACATCCATACTCTGTACTACTTGCTATAACTCAATGCCTTTGAGAAAGAGGGGTCAGGCGCATTAAATCTGGCATCCGTgccctgtctttctctcatcCAGGCTGGCTTTGGCCCTTGTGACGCGGGTTATGTGAAGCAGCACTGTTGGGCACATACACATTGGAAACGCTCGGATGATCATTGGCGGGACGGGAGGTGCAGCCGCTGGAAACAGATTTCCGGCGTACATGAAGATGAACAACAAATAAGGTTGCACTGTCGGAATACGACCTACGTCTGCGAAGATTTGACCTGCATTACATGTCCAGTGTCTACAGGCTTCCCCGGAATCTGCCCTGTAAATCTGCTGCATAATTGTCACGTTCTGGGGATGCTTTAGCCTTTGACAATCGACCATCTGCAAAATGGCGGTCTAAGACTCTAAGCCTGTTCGTGTCACACGACTGTAGTACTGTTATGAagatgggaaaaagaagcggAGAAACTTCCAGGGATGTTTGTCCTCTCTTCCCGTGTCGAATTGATCTATCGACCTGATACAAAAGTACCTATCCGTTAATTTCGCCGCAGTCTGGTACCTCCGAGTTGGTACCCCATGTTTCCTGGGTGGAAagttaaaagaaaaaagggtaGAGAATAGGGCAGTCAGTGGCAGAAGCTTGATTGACACTGAGCTTGTCCTGACCGTTCAGAGTATCTTTAGGTCCATTTCCCCTTGATTTATTGTACCCATATTTCCCAAGTAGGGTTCGGGCTTGACAatgttctttttatttttatttttcttttttcttttccatccccTGGAAACATCATCGAAGACAACGGAAGGTGACCCCATACTCAAGATGGTATAGCGTGGGGGAACCAACCCCCATCCATTGGCCTCGTATTGTAACATTACACCGATACATACGACCGTACGGTATTGCCTTCCGAAACCCCGGGGCTGGGTGTGTAGTACATGACATCATTCTCTCAAGACCGGCGGCTTTTGAACCTCGTGGAGAATTACCGCCATTGCCGAGTACGACTGGCAGTTGAGTTGGAGGTTCGTATTCCTCTTTGTTGAAATTCAAAATCAAGCAGGGAAGTAGTCGGTAGATATTCTTTGAGTTAGCATTCTAGACCCTGGTCTTCACGTCAGGAAAATTGTAGTGGCCTTTATCCGGAAAGATACCGACTGATACGGATATGTATGGACGTGTATGGAAAGTGGGTAAATAAGGTACTAATCGTTGACACTATATCGGATCTCCCGCTAATGACCAGACCGCCGGACTCTCTTCCAGTTTCAAATTATGGGGGTTTGGTTGCTTCGTCCCTGCTGAATATTTTTCCCCCACTCGAGGGGTTTTTCTTAGAATTAATATTGTTATTACTGCGCATTACTGCCTAGGTGTTTTTTATCCCATAATAACTGGTTTTATGAAATCTCTCCTTGCCCCCGTAGATGTATGACCCAATACCAACGTTCCCAATATAAAATGAAAATACCGTCCCCGGCCTCTGACCCACCGACCCAAATTTGATACTTACGTTTGAAGGAGATTTATGCCCTTTCATTCCCTACTTTTCTTTGCTCTGTgattctcctttttccttcttcttcacttgcTAGTTCAAAAGTACTCCCATACTTCTTCGCGGTTTCCAGTCCCCTCGCCTTCCCAACCGCCCTTTCACTATAGCATCTATCTATCCATCCGCTCACCTTACGTATACATCCGCAAAACAACTCATTGGTCGAACCGTTCACACCTATCCCACGAATTGCGCCCATTGCACAACGTCATACACTCCCTCCGTCTTGCAAAAACCAATCTCCTCCGTTCGAACTCACAATGCTCTCTGCCGGAGAAAGGCCCCAGCCGGCTATCGGCAAGAATGCCGCTGCCACTCGCGCCCAATCATCCCTGAGTCACTCGCCCGCCCCGATGTGGTCCGTCCAACCCAAGCCGGAGCAAGTCCAACACATCTGGGTCGTAACAGGTCCTGCCGGTTGTGGAAAGAGTACGGTTGGACGAGGCCTGCAGGCCGCGCTGAACGTCCCATTCCttgaaggagatgatgtAAGCCGAAGACAGCCTGGAGATTCGCATAGTTGACTAGATCCCACAAACTAACGGCTACATAGTTCCACTcgcaaaagaacaaagaaaagatgggcAGCGGCATCCCTCTCACAGACGCAGACCGCTGGGACTGGCTCATCTCGCTCCGCAATGCAGCCATCAAGGCCCTCTCGCCCTCGGAAGCAAACAACTTCCACCCCCCGTCGGGCGTGGTGGTTGCCTGCTCGGCCCTGAAGCAAAAGTACCGTGATGTCATGCGTGTGGCTGCTTACGGCACGCCATCCGTGCAGATCCACTTCGTTTACCTGAAGTTGGATGAGAATGCCCTTCTGCAACGTGTCGCCGCCCGCCAGGCTCATTACATGAAGAGCACAATGGTCCAGTCGCAGCTGCAGGATCTCGAGGAGCCCAAGGGCGAATGGGATGCGCTGACCATTGATGCTCATGTGCCACAGGAGCAGGTTATGCGGGAGGTTCTGGAAGCGGTGAGGGATAAGCTTGCTGAGTATCAGTAGCTTGCgttccctctctctctcttttgcccGTTTCTTTGAGTCTCCCCCGCTGTTCTTTGTGAGCGTTCTTTACTACTGCTCTTGACTTTGGTTATGCTTCGAGAAGCTTTGGTTATGCATGGATGACCTCCCGGTCTGGTGTCTGTGGAGTTTATTATCTTGCCGTGGTTCTACGTGTTGGAAAATGTTTCGTTGAAACTATGGATGGAGTTACTTGTTGGATtcgcttttcctcttgtCATGGtttataaatattataccTATTGTATTTGTTAGATCTACATATGCCTTGTCGTCTTGTTTTGGGACAGAGCTACAATATTTTCTGGATAAGCTCATTTTCATTATTCCATCGTTATCTCTTTGGTATACGTGCTGATCAAGCAAGAACATGACGTTGGGTAAACACAGGATGTGGACTTCCCAGTGACGTCATGTCAATCTTGCCAGTTACTAAATAGTGACTGAATAAGAGGTCATTTTAAGCATCCTTGATCCAGCCCATAGGGCCATAACGTTGAACTACTGTGTACTATGACAATACCAGGCTAGAATCAGACCCACAGCCAGCCAGATCTAATATGCAAATGGAGCCGAATAGTCAAGCGGCTTACAACCCCAACCCTATCCCCGATCCGTGATATCAGACTCACCATATGCCGATACCAACCGAGCAAGAACCGGGTCCGAGGCCATCCGATAAGATCCTTGCTAGCCCTAACATTGCCCAGTCCCAAAAGGTGCCGCTCGGTGGTTCTGGCACTGGTGCATGAAACCAGATACTGCGCAAGTATACTTACGTCGGTCGAGGGTCTCTGTATCCATACCAATAGTAGCGGAAAGAAGACTTCAAGGTTGGCTAATCGGCATAACCAACATACAGGGAGAGAttttaaaagaaagaaaaaaatcaaattCAATTTGTTACcgactactactactactattactattgATTTTGCCTAACTAGTAAGAATTGAACATCATGCTCTGCTACCGCCTGTTACTCAGTATTCCCGACTTCCCGAGCCATGGTGATGTATTCTCCAGTGATCGGATCCCATTCTGTTTCTAAATCCTCTTTGTCGCAGAAGACTTTGAACCAATGTTCAAGCTTTGCGCGGTCATCTTTGTGATGCAAGTCGATCGGCTCGCTCCCAGGAATAAGCTGCACTAGGCGATGCTTCGGCTCCAGGTCGGTACAAGATGCCGCAAACTGAATACTGGTGGGACTTGCATTCTGTGGGACAACAGGTGCCTCTTCACGGTGATAGATGTAGTAAAATAGTTTCACCCTCGTACCGAACGTTATAATCGCAGGGCGCCCTCGTACAATAAACACAGAGTCGGGCCACTGTTCTAAGTGACTAAGCTGGTGCACCGCATATTCGATTGTCTTCCTCCATTCCTCATGACTTTCGTCTTGTGGGTGGCGCAGAAAGGCTTGGAGGCCATTGCAGAAACAGTGGTACATGCCCAGCTTACGGTACCCTGGCGGGAGGAGGCATCGGTACTGGGCGCCACTTATCTGCACAAATTGTGCCACCTCAGGGTGTCTAGTCTCACGTTGGATCATACTCTGAATGTATCTGCCCCATGCGTCCTCGACGAAGCCGATATACTGGTAATTAGGTATTTTAAAAAGCTTCGAAGAGTCCAAAGTTCTTCCGAAATGGTAGCAGAACCGCTCCCTGGAGTTGTCAGGAACCCTCAGAGGTAGGATAAGCAATAAGTAAGACTTACAAGATGGGCTGCTGGACTTCATTGGTACAGGGCGTGTCTTTCGGAAGCAACTTTGGGAACTGCAAGGCTGCCAAGCTTATGACACTCCTCCTGGTagtttcttctccaatcaCAATATACAAATCTAGCATGCCCTTGTCGGTATTGCGACAGAAAAGTAAATCCAAGTGCTGTACTTCGGAGTAGAACCTCTTCCCCGTTTGTATATCTTCAATAATGAGCCGACGGGGGGATCCCATGTTTTGGGCGTCAATACCGACCACATCGTAGCCATCATTTAGACGAAACTTGCGATCACTCAATTGCCGACAGCTGGCAGACACATTGGCCAGGTTTTTGTATGTTCGAGTGTCTGTAAAATGCATGACGGAAGTTAGAATTTCATTGGGGACTCTGCGTGACTTCGCATCCGCCAAATGCAGTCGGGCGGCTATATCCAGGAAACGTATCATCGATGTGAAGGTAATATCGACATTTTTATGTTCATCCTCAATCACAGTCTTCATGTCATCACTGCCGTCGCTCGCCTCGCTGAAACGAGAAGCATCACCCCCCTTCTGTATCTTACATTGCAATGCATGATTGGCATTGGTTCCTGGCGTAGGCGGCTGGGTATCTTGCGCTGGCCTTGTGCGAGGTCCATTTAGATAATTGGAGAGCTCTTCATCGAAGTAGAACAAAGGCATCAAGTCTGACCTCTGAACACGCACCCTACCACCCCCCTTCTGAACATGAACAAGGATAACGTCCGAAattgagaagaccatggcaTAGAATTCATCCAAACCTTGGTCAAGTCCGGCGTCTACCACCTCGATAACCGCTGCCTTTTCAACATCGACTACGTCCAGTCTAGAAGCTAGGTGTACGAGGACATTGCTGAACCAATAGGTACGGTTTCGAGGTGCTGATCCAGGCTCAACACCGGGAAAATGGCGCTCATATAGGAAACATGGAAGCAAGTGACCATCTGGAAGTATGTAGTAGCCCTCCCTTTCGTAGCTTTTATCGAGAGCGCGGATGGACTCGAAGGTCACTTCACCAGCAGCAATTGACAGAAGCGCAAATGCTATTTCCTGGAACGAAAAGCTCTCAGGTGTCCACTCCAAGATGAACGGATCCAGGAGTTTCTTAAACGATTTATAAATACATGAGAAAGTACTCAGCAGCAGAGCCTCGCGGGGAAGCAGCATGTCgattgaaccatggaaaCCCTTTAATGACATTGGTTCAATGCCTATGGATGTATATTTGGCCGTTAAATCGCTGTTTACGCTCGGTTTCAAGGCAATATCGCCAACAATACTTTCTGGGGTCTCCTTCTGGAATACCCTACGGCGGCGATTCTCGTCTACATCAAGGTACTGATGCCACCGTCCCTCACGTGGGATCTTAGATAGTTTGAGATACACTGAGTGGTCGACGCCCAGAAGCTCACGGTCAAGATCGATTGTGTACATCCACTCGATGTCGCTTCCCCACAGATGAGGTAATAGAGTTTGCATTGGTGGCATCTCAAGCCTGTCATCAACGGCAAGGAAGCTCTTCATGTACCTCTCGGCAAGAGAGGATGTAGGGCCGTCTTGCTTGAGAGAATCAGGGATGACAAGTGGAATATACTGTTCTTCGAGCTTTTGGACAAATCCGGTGAATACCTTTCGCATGGCTTCGAGCCATTCTAGAGAAAACTGGACCAGACAACATGTATGTATAACGGTAGCACTCAGTCTAGCTTAGCCTACCATGATATTTTTCATCATTTTCAGGAATCTGGTGTACGATGGCTTCCCCAAGGCCTTCAGGATAGCTATCAAACTGGTTCCAGTAGACGAAGTATCTACCGTGGCAACGGATGAATACAAGGCCTCTAGTTCCCATTTTGGCCAACGGGTGACAGTAAATAACAGTCTAGGGCACCAACATATATAGCCACTgaaagtgaaggaagagTGGAGAGGAACTGCAAAGGAGATTTAAGGTGGAACAAAGGATGTTAAGGTGGTTgagggaaagaggggaagaggggaagaaagtagGTGACGTTAAACGCGGCGAAAATGGCAAGGTCGACGAGGCAACAATCAGGCAGGCAGCAGGCATTCACTGACTGTCCGCTAGACATGACAAGCCCCTCATAGGGACCCAGCACGCTCATATGTGACTAGTACCAGCATGTACTACAAAGCCTAGATACCAGTTCTTTTAGGCTATCCTTGACGCTTACCACTCGGGAACTTCTCCCTGCTTTGGGACTTGAACTCTCACAACCTTATCACAATTGAGCAGGCAAAGAGGGTCAAGAGCTTGTTTAAACTGTGAAAAGTTCAATCATTAGTAGATAGAATAGTAGAAGGCGAGGGATGACGCGAAGACATTGTGAAGGTTGTAACATACTCTGCGCATAGTATCGACTGTTGTCTTCCCGACTTCATGCTCCAGATAGtccctcttcaccattccCACTCCATGCTCCCCAGTTACAGTCCCCTCCATTTCCACAGCACGCTTAACCATGTTGTGAACAACACTCTCTGCTACCTGGCGTTGATCATCATTAAAGAGGAGCATTGCTATTTCAGGGCGTGGTTAGTGAATATTCCAAACACCCTGGCATAAGTGTGAGTGCCTACCATGGAAGTTGCCGTCACCTACATGACCAACTATGCCTCCAAGTAACCCGCTGGCAGAAATCTCCTCTCTAGTTTGCTCGATGATATCGGGCAGTCTGCTCATTGGCACAGCTACATCGGTAGTCCAGACATGATCCGTTGGCTGCTGTTTCATCTGCAGAATACTCCACAGCGCGACTTTTCTTGCACTCCACAactcatcaacctcctccgaATCGCGGGCAAATGTGAAAGTCTTCTTATTAGCATTCTCAGCTAATTCCTGAACGATcgcaatcttctccttcacttCACCGGGCGCTCCAGAGAACTTGAAAAACAATGTTGGGGCCTCGTCCCACGAACGACTCGTTGTTTGACTCGTGTTGATGCACTTCATCTGAACGTCATCAAGGAGCTCCACGGCGGCAATATTTACCCCCTTTTTGACCACTTCGGATACACAGCTGGCTGCATCCCGCACGGACGGGAAAGATGCAACTGCCACTGCTTCATTCATCGGCTTGACAGCTAGCTTCAATGTCGCTTCTGTGACCAGGCCAAGTGTACCCTCACTGCCGATGAATATCCTAGTCAGATCATAACCGGCGCTAGATTTCCGTGGCCTCTGCCTGGTCTTGATAATTGTCCCATCGGCCAGAACAACAGTCAGAGACAGTACCCAGTCACGCATTGTCCCATAATGATAAGCGTTTGTTCCGGAACAGCCAGTACCGACCATACCACCGATCATTGCGCCGGGGCCAGGGTCTGGAGGGAAAAAGAGCCCATCCTTGGCGAGCTCTTCGTTCAATACTTCCCACTGCACTGCAGGCTGTactacaacatccagatCATCTTTGTGCACAGTTAATATTTGGTCCATGCCTTGGAAGTCAATGCAGACCCCTCCTCTAGTCGGCGCAAAGTGTCCCTCCAGACTCGTCCCCCCTGCATATGCTGTCACTGGAAGTCGGCGTCGGTGACAGACTTCCATCACGCGGGAAACCTCTTTTGTAGTCGAAGGGCAAACAACTACTGAGGAGACTTCGGTTTTACTGGGAGAATAAGATGACCACTCGGAAGTGGAGTAGGGTGCCAAAGCTTCCTTGTCACTGATGACGTTGTCCTTACCTAGGATACCAACGAACTCTTCAACTGCTCCTTGGAtgttggaggaagaagtaTCGTGGCATGGTGCCGGAAACTCATTGAGCGGCGTAGTAGATGCCACTGCTGGTTCCGGGGGTTTTGCAATGCCTAAGTAATAACCAGTAAGACCtgagagaaggagagctGAAGGGGGTTTGCTTAGTTAGTCAAACTATATCCTCCATCATAACATACTAATGCTGGGCAGCAGATATACTGCACATACCGGATGATGCAATAGCAATACCAACACCTGTAGTCCATTGCCTACGGAGTGGATAACTGGACGCCCCCTGTTTATGATATTCTTTGGCTAGTTAGCAGGAGTATACCCTGGAGGTCAAAGAACAATGCTCACCAGACTCCTGCCCGCCTTGAGGACCCACCGACATGAAAACCCTTGAGACTAAAGGCCCGCTTATCTTTTGCGAGCGAAATCTCGACCCGGTAAGACCGGAAGAGGCGGCCTGCCTTAGAGGGCGACCTGCCCTTGCGCCAACCCTTAACATGTTTTGcgtttgtttttttctcgcTTCTGATGTGTAGCTTATGACAAcaggaggggaaagaagtgCCTATTCGCGCGCTAGGTATTGCAATGCCTTCCAAGTGCTGGTACCATTTGTGAATGTGGGTGCCACTTTATCGGCTGAAGCGGGTGACCTTCATATAATCGTCCTCGTCGGCCGAATGGATCTTTTATTCGATTTCCATAGTGTTACCGAAACTAGATATGTTAGACGACTCAATTCTCATGGACAGACAGTACGTCTCTCGGGGTTAGACTGGTTCTCCCCGAAAAAATGGTACGAAAGCTCGTTGACGTCATGCCACTAAAGGGCAACTGAGCGCAACGCCAGTAGTATGCATGTTCACATCCAATTGGACTTCCGTCCGAGGTCGTACGATTATCAAGGCATCTCCATATTAACCCTGACATTATTGGTTAATGTATAAGAGACAAGCTTCTTAGAACACAGCATGACTATAGTCATTTCTATCGGCCGAAAAGAGATCTCCGTCCCTTGCGGCAGCTAAGCTGAACCCTGAACCCACCAGGCGGGTCTTAAAGTGACATAGTTCGCGACCGTGGTACTGTACTTACGTCAATCGTACAGGGTTCGGCCGGCCCGAATCGATTATTCTTGGTCTGCCTTGATCGATGAAAAACCTCTGCTGAACATAGCCGGTTGACCGGGTTCATTGTCATGGAAGCCGGTCTTGTACCGAGACATGCCCAGAGTTGCTCGAGTATAAATGGGAGTGAGAGCATTCGCTTCTAGTTAGAGCTCTATACGCACAGCATATGAATTTCATACATCAGACCTGAATACGCAAAGAGCCAAAGAGAAGGAGTCAAGCACACTTCGCAACGATGTCTACAAACCAGCACAATCCATTGCCATACACCTACGAGACGAAAGTTTATACCGAGGGACTCAACGACAAAAAGCCCGCTATCACATTTGATCCTTTCAAATGGGAGGGACTGGCTAAAGAGCGCCTCTCAGCAGATAGCTTCGGCTATGTCTGGGGCTCGGCTGGAACGAGAGAAACAGATGATAACAACCGGAAGGCATTCAGGAAATGGGGCATCGTCCCATCTCGTCTGGTTAAATCGG encodes:
- a CDS encoding vacuolar protein sorting-associated protein 26 (membrane coat complex Retromer, subunit VPS26) translates to MTSLFFSTPVDIDVVLEDSDERQTVDVKLDKGRRERVPLYMDGESVKGAVTVRPKDGKRLEHTGIKVQFIGTIEMFYDRGNHYEFLSLVQELAAPGELQHPQTFPFNFKNIEKQYESYNGINVKLRYFVRVTVSRRMADVIREKDLWVYSYRMPPETNSPIKMDVGIEDCLHIEFEYSKSKYHLKDVIVGRIYFLLVRLKIKHMELSIIRRETTGSPPNQYNESETLVRFEIMDGSPSRGETIPIRLFLGGFDLTPTFRDVNKKYSTRYYLSLVLIDEDARRYFKQSEIVLYRQAPEIATTPQIAQQQLIQQQQLQNQHQQQLPPGSATAGPGREPLPNQTVAPPVA
- a CDS encoding gluconokinase (gluconate kinase), giving the protein MLSAGERPQPAIGKNAAATRAQSSLSHSPAPMWSVQPKPEQVQHIWVVTGPAGCGKSTVGRGLQAALNVPFLEGDDFHSQKNKEKMGSGIPLTDADRWDWLISLRNAAIKALSPSEANNFHPPSGVVVACSALKQKYRDVMRVAAYGTPSVQIHFVYLKLDENALLQRVAARQAHYMKSTMVQSQLQDLEEPKGEWDALTIDAHVPQEQVMREVLEAVRDKLAEYQ
- a CDS encoding uncharacterized protein (predicted protein), with the protein product MIQRETRHPEVAQFVQISGAQYRCLLPPGYRKLGMYHCFCNGLQAFLRHPQDESHEEWRKTIEYAVHQLSHLEQWPDSVFIVRGRPAIITFGTRVKLFYYIYHREEAPVVPQNASPTSIQFAASCTDLEPKHRLVQLIPGSEPIDLHHKDDRAKLEHWFKVFCDKEDLETEWDPITGEYITMAREVGNTE
- a CDS encoding uncharacterized protein (predicted protein), with product MRKVFTGFVQKLEEQYIPLVIPDSLKQDGPTSSLAERYMKSFLAVDDRLEMPPMQTLLPHLWGSDIEWMYTIDLDRELLGVDHSVYLKLSKIPREGRWHQYLDVDENRRRRVFQKETPESIVGDIALKPSVNSDLTAKYTSIGIEPMSLKGFHGSIDMLLPREALLLSTFSCIYKSFKKLLDPFILEWTPESFSFQEIAFALLSIAAGEVTFESIRALDKSYEREGYYILPDGHLLPCFLYERHFPGVEPGSAPRNRTYWFSNVLVHLASRLDVVDVEKAAVIEVVDAGLDQGLDEFYAMVFSISDVILVHVQKGGGRVRVQRSDLMPLFYFDEELSNYLNGPRTRPAQDTQPPTPGTNANHALQCKIQKGGDASRFSEASDGSDDMKTVIEDEHKNVDITFTSMIRFLDIAARLHLADAKSRRVPNEILTSVMHFTDTRTYKNLANVSASCRQLSDRKFRLNDGYDVVGIDAQNMGSPRRLIIEDIQTGKRFYSEVQHLDLLFCRNTDKGMLDLYIVIGEETTRRSVISLAALQFPKLLPKDTPCTNEVQQPIL
- a CDS encoding FAD-binding oxidoreductase (proteins containing the FAD binding domain); this encodes MTSTSFRTIFSGRTSLTPRDVLKKQTQNMLRVGARAGRPLRQAASSGLTGSRFRSQKISGPLVSRVFMSVGPQGGQESGIAKPPEPAVASTTPLNEFPAPCHDTSSSNIQGAVEEFVGILGKDNVISDKEALAPYSTSEWSSYSPSKTEVSSVVVCPSTTKEVSRVMEVCHRRRLPVTAYAGGTSLEGHFAPTRGGVCIDFQGMDQILTVHKDDLDVVVQPAVQWEVLNEELAKDGLFFPPDPGPGAMIGGMVGTGCSGTNAYHYGTMRDWVLSLTVVLADGTIIKTRQRPRKSSAGYDLTRIFIGSEGTLGLVTEATLKLAVKPMNEAVAVASFPSVRDAASCVSEVVKKGVNIAAVELLDDVQMKCINTSQTTSRSWDEAPTLFFKFSGAPGEVKEKIAIVQELAENANKKTFTFARDSEEVDELWSARKVALWSILQMKQQPTDHVWTTDVAVPMSRLPDIIEQTREEISASGLLGGIVGHVGDGNFHAMLLFNDDQRQVAESVVHNMVKRAVEMEGTVTGEHGVGMVKRDYLEHEVGKTTVDTMRRFKQALDPLCLLNCDKVVRVQVPKQGEVPEW